The Vigna radiata var. radiata cultivar VC1973A unplaced genomic scaffold, Vradiata_ver6 scaffold_386, whole genome shotgun sequence genome contains a region encoding:
- the LOC106780042 gene encoding chymotrypsin inhibitor 3: protein MASATLIALFLLSALTFYAPSNTAQFVKDSSGNIVKNSGRFYILPSLLGNYRGGIRNLRTGNESIPLSVVQSPFQDDKGLPVTISFEYIPVGVALVSLSFEYTPEGTPLEWTAVEGFPEGTLVKIGGYYPKPIIGSFYMRDSIFGTKDSYNLLFCRSLPACSNVTIVKSDGNLVLAVTQENPYEFYLETYLPTSADA from the coding sequence ATGGCGAGTGCAACGCTTATTgctctcttccttctttcagCCCTAACTTTCTACGCTCCTTCAAACACCGCTCAATTTGTCAAGGACTCGAGTGGTAACATCGTTAAAAATAGTGGCAGATTCTATATATTGCCGTCACTATTAGGAAACTACAGAGGTGGAATTCGAAACCTTCGAACAGGTAACGAATCTATCCCTCTCTCTGTTGTGCAGTCTCCCTTCCAGGACGATAAAGGGCTTCCAGTTACCATTAGCTTCGAATATATCCCTGTAGGTGTAGCACTAGTGTCCCTTAGCTTCGAATATACTCCTGAAGGAACCCCTCTTGAGTGGACCGCCGTTGAGGGTTTTCCTGAAGGAACCCTCGTTAAAATTGGTGGTTATTACCCAAAGCCAATCATCGGTTCTTTCTATATGAGAGATTCTATATTTGGAACGAAGGACTCCTATAATCTTTTGTTCTGCAGAAGCCTCCCGGCTTGCAGTAATGTTACTATTGTTAAGAGCGATGGGAACTTGGTTTTGGCTGTCACTCAGGAGAATCCATACGAGTTTTATCTTGAGACATATCTGCCAACATCTGCTGATGCATGA